In the Oncorhynchus clarkii lewisi isolate Uvic-CL-2024 unplaced genomic scaffold, UVic_Ocla_1.0 unplaced_contig_11943_pilon_pilon, whole genome shotgun sequence genome, AATGTACTTGGGAATGAAATCTCTCCGGGAGACGCACTACCGGGTCCGTCACACAACGAGACCGTTTGGAGCTTGTCACCTTCACCGGGCACCGGACCCTCACCTGTATCCGAACTCTCCTTCAGCCTAAAGAGCCTCCGATGCCACGACGGCGCGTGAGTACACACACAGTTATCACGGTTACTTAAAAGCTAAAGAAAGCTTTGTGTAGGCTAGGAGATGTggaataatataataaatacaatgTGGGCACTTTGGGACGTTGTGCGTAACAGAGCGACTGGAGACTATCAAGTCCAGTTGTTATATAGTTGAACATCTTTTGATCTTTGTTAGTTAAAAAACAAACTTTAATTTCATACTCCACAGCGACACCCCGCGCAGAAAGCTGCGACTGACGCCTGAGCTAGTGACTCCCAGTCCCCCTGGGCCCACGCCGGGTTCGACTTGTGGCAGAGGGCTTGCCCCCCAGGGAGACGAGACGCCGACAGGTCTGGGCAAGCTCTGGATGACAGACGGTGAAATATCCTAATCAATGATTAGCGGTTCCTCATGGCTTGATGACGCTGGGTAGAGTTAGAATGCATCAGAGGCAGAACTATTTGTTCAATCCCAAATGGGACACTGTTCCCgacatagtgtactacttctgACTAGAGCCCCATGTTGGCCCCTGTCAAAGGTAGTATAGGTAgtgtatagagaatagggtgcaatttgggacaaaaACATTGGGATTTAAATCCAGTTTGTCCAGAATTTAAATCTCTGTATATCTTATGTTGAGTATGACTTTTCAGTTTGTGAATCATTTACATGTGTAGCTTCCCTTTTGATATCTACATTTTTTCCCACAATATTCTCTCTATGTAGGTAATGTCCTAACAGACTCCGGGaacaggagaaggggagagaggtgaggacacATGGATTCTATTAGCAAAAATTGCAAAGTGATTATTTGGTGCCTACAAATAACAGGCGTCTGGTGaccccttaattggggaggacggctcatagtaatggctggaacggaatgaatggaatggtatggaacacatcaaacacatagtttccatgtgtttgatatcattccattgactccattccagacattattaggaGCCGTCCTTCCCTCAGCACATCCTGTCTGCTATCTGAATGACATTTTCAATCATTGTACCATTTACTTTATAGGTTTCTCTCCCCTGCATGTTCTGCTCCTAAAACGGTGAGTATTTACACAGAAACTGAGGGAATAATAATCAATAAGGTCCTGGAATTGGAACAGAGTGACTGGAACAACTCTGGGCTCTAACTATATTCAGGAACATCATCATGCgatgttctggttctggttgtcCAGAAGCGTCTGCGTGTGAAGCTGTCGACCCGGTTCTGCAGCGCTGCAGTTCAGAGGTCAGACCCAGGGGTCAGGGGTCTCAGATGTCAAGGTCAGAGTTCCCCGCCAGGAGGCGGAGCCTTGCGTGTCCGTCAGGGTGACGTGGAGCTGCCAGATGTTGAGGTGAGATCCATTTGCAGTGTTCCACCATGCTCCCTGAAGTTTGCACCCCTACGTACAAGAGCACACGAcggggaggagggtagagaatGATAAACATAGGATCCCCCTATAAACCTGGGGCCCATTTCTGTCACATTAGTTTCATGAAGTCTGGTTAAAAACAATGTATCTCATCAGGCATTGCTCTCTGTACGGCGGGTCAGGGCCAGGAGGCGGCATTTCCCTCCCAGTAGCCTCCTGGGTTTTACCATGGAGGACCACACCCTGACAGGAGATTACAGCAAGGTGTGCAACCTCACATCAACATTTTCACAACGttgtaaacaatttttttttttcccccagcTGGGTGATAGTAGGCTAGGACACGCCCTTGATTGGCTGAAtctggtgtgttagtgctgtgctAGAACAAtatgtttaatgtgtgtgtgtgtgtccacagccACTACTGTTACCAGTAGAGAGAGTGGAACACCAGGATCTTCACTGCGTCTCAGCCCAAACAGTaagtcctctcctttcctccatctctccatctctctctccttccttccttccttccttccttccttccttccttccttcctttccttgttgctccactcccactctctatgttctctctataTTCTCCTTCATCCTCTTCATCATAATCATAAAGGATATCCACATCAGATACATATGTGGACTACAACACTGCTTATTGGACTTCAACATCCTGTTAGCTATGGTATCTAGAGTGTTGTCTCCTGCTCGTACTGTTACTGTGGTAAACTGGAGGTGCATTTCTCCTGATGGCCTGCAGGTGGCGTCTCTGCTAAGAGGACAGTACAGCGGTACAGTGGGAGACTTCCTCATCATAGACTGTCGCTACCCTTATGAGTACCACGGTGGACACATCAGGGTGATGTTTTTTGAGtaaaccaaatagagaaataaaccaAAACCTTGACCATAATATTgatgaaatgtattttattataCATAATAAGTTAACGACTGACTGGTCTGATAACTTATAACCTATTGTATAGGCCTGCTCATCTGagtcctctacacacacacacacatatatatatatatatatatatatatatatatatatatatatatatatatgtagaggACTCAGATGAGCAGGCCCATACAGTAGGTCATAAGTTATCAGACCAGTCAGTTGTTAACTTATTATGtataataaaatatatttcattaaTATTATGGTCAAGGTTTTggtttattattatatatatatatatatagatatatatacagtaccagtcaaaagtttggacacacctacacattcaagggtttttcttgattttgactattttctacattgtagaatgatagtgaagacatcaaaactatgaaataacacatatggaatcatgtagtaaccaaaaaagtgttcaacaaatcaaatcaaaatatatgttatatttgagattcttcaaagtagccacctgccttgatgacagctttgcacactattggcattctctcaaccagcttcatgaggtcacctggaatatatttcatttcaattaacaagtgtgcctttgtaacagtataattttaaaccgtcccctcgcccatacccgggcgcgaaccagggaccttctgcacacatcaaacaactgacacctacgaagcgtcgttacccatcgctccacaaaagccgcggcccttgcagagctaggggaactactacttcaaggtctcagagcaagtgacgtcactgattgaaacgctatttagcgcccacgctaactaagctagccgtttcacatccgttacaccttgttcaaagttaatttgtggaatttctttccttcttaatgcgtttgagccaatcagttgtgttgtgttgtgacaaggtatacagaagatagccctatttggtaaaagaccaagtccatattatggcaaaaacagctcaaataagcagagaaattacagtccatcattactttaacacatttcaagacctttgaaagtttcttcatgtgcagtcgcaaaaaccatgaagcatggtgatgaaactagctctcatgaggaccgccacaggaaaggaagacccagggttacctctgctgcataggataaattcattagagttaccaccctcagaaattgcagcccaaataaatgacaCAAAAAATAAGAAGAGGCATGCTTggcccaagaaacacgagcaatggacattagaccggtggaaatctgtcctttgatctgatgagtccaaattttagatttttggttccaaccgccgtgtctttgtgagacgcagagtaggtgaacggatgatctccgcatgttgTTCCCACCgttaagcatggaggagga is a window encoding:
- the LOC139402222 gene encoding M-phase inducer phosphatase-like; its protein translation is MKQLCCDGRMETHNIIIITQNRRRGMETFNVLGNEISPGDALPGPSHNETVWSLSPSPGTGPSPVSELSFSLKSLRCHDGADTPRRKLRLTPELVTPSPPGPTPGSTCGRGLAPQGDETPTGLGKLWMTDGNVLTDSGNRRRGERFLSPACSAPKTKRLRVKLSTRFCSAAVQRSDPGVRGLRCQGQSSPPGGGALRVRQGDVELPDVEALLSVRRVRARRRHFPPSSLLGFTMEDHTLTGDYSKPLLLPVERVEHQDLHCVSAQTVASLLRGQYSGTVGDFLIIDCRYPYEYHGGHIRGADNLHTEAQIQGALLQLPALYQLSSWGRAPTSPPGQALDPGVSGTSMGGVLQRSSSQSHSPGSGTTPPEQGSPMEGLSPRKLIVFHCEFSSERGPRLCHYLRELDRALHASLYPLLFYPELYLLVGGYRHFYSCYPELCEPHGYVPMLHREYREQLGRFRRKTKSRLHKRLPLYKTH